Genomic window (Cucumis sativus cultivar 9930 chromosome 2, Cucumber_9930_V3, whole genome shotgun sequence):
CTTCAGATCACACAAGAACATGGCGTTCCACAGTATCACAATGAATTGAAATCATCcgcaaattaaatatatcaattggTCCCAATCATCCAGGTTGTGGAGGAAACAATGTAAATTGAGCCatatcaaaactttaaatGTAGAGAAACTAGAACAagtttaaggaaaaaaaaaacaatacagaCAATTACCATATTGCAACAGAAAAACCTGAAAAAGTAAGTCTTAGACCATCTTACTATGAACTTGAGAAAATATGCAACAATCTTCAAATTCAGACATAAGCAAAGATACTCCAACTGAGAATGTTAAGTTCAGAGACGTAGAAGCTTACAGCATCCTTGAAAGCGCTGAATGCTTCTGCTGGTAGGTAAGCATAAGTCGTACCACTATCCAAGACAGCTCCATATCTTCCATCAAAGATGCCTGAGCTCAGAGGCAACTTCTTACCCGCAACATGTATCTCCTTCAAATCAACATTGTAGTATGGACTGTTGCCATCCCGAAACTAAAGTAAATGTGTGAGATGTATCAATTGTAATTGTTATGAAAGAGCATTGAGCACATTTTTGAAGGTTAAAACGACTTTAGTGCACACCTTCTGACAGGGTCTGAGTAGGTAAAAATCATATCCGATGGAGGAGAGATTCCACCAAGAACCATAGCACCTCCACCAATATCCATACCACCATAGCACAATGAGAAAGAATCATTGATCGCACCTTTTTCAACTAGTTGGTCGACAAGACTAAGATCACCGGTACCCAAACCCATAATTCCATCAGCACGTTGACTAAAAAGATCACCAGTTTCCATATTCTCACAACCAAACACAGCACGCTGTGGTATGAGTTCACTCTGATTGCCAAAGGATATAACATCCTCACCAAGGACACCACTGCTAGTACTCATTTCAGCATATTGCCTCTCATAGACGCACTGCACTCCATCACTGTCACAAATGCAATCAATATTGCATTTAATAGGTTTGTAAGTGCTTGACGATTCTGGATCAAACTTCGGGTCCTGATAGAAATAGAAGTTTAAGTAGCAACTACAGCACATTGCAAGGTACtagtggaaaaaaaaactagtaatgttttaataaaaatgcaaTAAATGACTAGAGAAATTTTATCCATAAAACTAACATATGGACAAACTTCAAGGTCCCATATAGAATACCCACTATCACATTCATTAAATAGCCAATGCCTTTTAGTTATTCATTTCCCTAAATAGGAGAGAAACAGGTTTTCTGGTCACCATGGTCAGATACCATTCTCCAGGATCACTTGTTCCTAGAGAAACAATTTGCCCATCGAACCAgactccttttcttttgaattgtcTATATCCAGATTACACTCTACCTCACTAATGAGCTTGTAACATGTAAAAGatccaacaagtgaaaatcaatatttaattggtgaaaaaataaactgtGCAGGTTCGAACACAAAACCTCTTGAACTAATGTCTTATAACATCGATTAACCTGAAAACTTAAACTGACGTGTGAgagtaaatttattattatatcatctaacaACTTTAATCATTTACAGATCGGTCATTTACCAATTTCCAAATCAATATTCATGAAAACCAGTTAAGGGAAACAGAACAGAGGattgaatatgaatatgaagaTCTTATATATGATctgaaaaaaaagtcaatctCTAAACATTTTAACCTGATGTCTCCCACACTGTTCGCAAGTTGAACAAGGAACATAAGTAACCGTACTCCCCGTATCAACAATAAGCGCGAATTGCTGCGGTGGAGTTCCGATCCAAAGCCGAGTGGTATAATaccttaacaaaaaaaaacccacattgcatcaaaaagaaaaaaaaaatcataaccatccaaaatttgaaggaaatgGAACATACCCATTTAGAAGGAGGTCGTCATAGAGGCGCATACGAGCGTTGGAGAGATTATCCGAAGTGGGGAATTGGCGGAGACGGCGGTGGGGGTTGGAGATGAATTTGGAGGAATTAGGGGAAGAGAGGTAAAGAGGCAACACCATGGCGCGATGTGAAGGAGAAAGGAGAGGATTGGGGGAGATGGGATCGGCGGAGAGGAAGATATGGAGGAGAATAGCAGCGACTAGGAAGGGTGATTTTGCCATTGGGAAGAATTGAAAGGGAATGCAGATGGCGGAGGTCAACGAAACGAAGAAGATCGAAAGAGGGAAGAGGAAGGAGAATGGATTGATGAGAGCTGTGATGGATTTAACATCAAACAATTTCAGTTGGAGTTTGGTGAATTGTGATTCATTTTGAGAGGGAAAGtcaaactttcattgagaacgatcgaattatttatatatacacacttcAGCCTTAcgttacattttcttttaaaagaatcaaCAATTATCAacatttgtaataataataatttagttcataTGTATAAATTTGTGAGACTTCGTTAgatttttttccataaatgAACCAATAAACTATTAGAGATTCTATATGCTTATATCATACCAAGTCTAcatcataaaaagaaaagtattatATTCTTAGATCAACAATGCAtacaatttcaacaaaattcatGAAACAAACATGTAATAAGAGAACCTTTTGGATTAACAAAACTGAATCATCTCCGATTTGAATTACAAAGAATGACAAATTTCTTAGAATCATATTTAGAATGAAGTAATTGATCTAAAATCAATCACTCTTAATCTGaaatctttctattttcttattcaaatactaaaataaaataaatcgtCAATCTCCGTCGCGACGGAAAGATGATGAAACGACGGCGAAGTAGTAAGAAACCCTTGATTCCTCACCGCCGCCAATTCCTCCACTCTCTCCGCAACTTTTCCTCTCAGTTCCATCAACGACGACCGGAATCGCTTCAAATCCTCGATTCCCATACATTCCATCGCCTCATCCCACCAAAACCCCCCGGTTTTCCTCATTCTCTCAGCGCGCCTCTTCTCTGTTTCAAACTCCGCAGTCACATCCTTCAAATCACGATTCAACTCCTCCAAAGGGAGGTACGCTTCCACCGGCTTGGGCGGAACAAAATTGGACGTCAGGAAACGATCAATGAGGAAATCAACATTAGGATGACCAAATGTATAGATTTTGTCAGTGGAAGAGAAGACGAGAATAGCAATCTCAGCGCCGGAGAGAATGGAGAGCTCCGCAGCCTTGTTGAAGAGCCCAGCACGGCGTTTGGAGAAGGTTACTTGCCGTCTACTCTTCACATTTAGCTTCTTGATTTCGATCTTTTGACGGCCCAATGATTTCTTcattgtgaagaagaagaagaagaagaagaaaataaagtagccGTTAGGTAAAACGGTTAGTAAGAGAGAAGACGATATTGTTGTTACGGTAAATTTAGTGGATGGATTATATATAGGTTAATGAAATTGTATATATGGTAAATAATGTGATAATTATGGTATGTAAGAATGACAactgtatatatacatatatatatatatatatattttgttatacttcaATTATGATCTGTCATCTGATATGCAAATAATGAGAGTGGATTTGATTTGAGTtgtttatggaaaaaaatgtgttgatttcagatatttttttgttgttggaattttagtatatgagaaattttaaaatgaaaatttgtatatgtggataaacaaatatatgcCAATGTATTACTGAAAATATTGCTGACATAGATGGTATATAGTTTTTAGATCATAGTTGAGGTATGAGGAATTAAGTAGTATTATGCAATCAACGTAATACTTATAAACTTACCTTTTTGACCCTCATCCTCACTTTGAATCTAGcttaacatataataatagaaactAATTATAGGTTACTAAGCAACTTGACATACATGCTTATGGTTGATTAAAACTTAGATAAATATCCATTAAAATATGCAataaactttgatttattttaagaatataaaacatttttttttcttttttaaaatcgcATGTCTGGAAATGAATTGAGAATTTTGGTGGTGGATGCATAAGCTTTGTCGATGGAAGTTTTATAggtcaaatttaaaagtcaagGCTTGAATCTAGGTCTAAAGGAGGAGCTGGCTAGAACATCACTTTACGACTAGACCAACTAATAATATCAAtacatatgtgtatatataaaacaagCACAAAGTCGAGGGAGGTTTGAGCCTCCCCAAACTTCCCCTTAATCTACACTAAATCCACAAATAGTTGAGATGTGTGAGTAATCGAAAATGGAGTTGTGAAGTGTGAAAACGGTAGAAAAGAGAGTTGAGTTCAAAATTGTAGGAATGAAATGTGTGTTATATCACAAATTGGGCCCAAAACGTACGCTCAATCATTTTAGATTAGAATGACTCATTGCATTGTCGTTCTCTCAGCAACTCCTATGATCCAAACAATCTAAACCAACCCAATCTATGAAACACCCCCGATACAAGGGCACTTTCTTTTTGTCTACAAACTTCATtcacaaattttgtattccaACTGTGGGTGTAATTGTGCACTACATGAACaaaaatctatcaaaatataaacactCACAACTTTTCTTACTTTACATTAAACGGCTTTTATTTGATAAAGGAAGGTCAAAGCATAGTAGACTACTCCACTTGTTTTTACTTAAAGACGGACCAGTGTACCATCTctcaataaattattgaactaCTTAACTCACTTACCTTAATTAGAATACTATCACATCATGTTATGTCGAGAAGATATTTAGTGAAAGTCCATCGTCAACATCATTTAGATCAATTAtacaaaagatataaaaaagcTACAAACAAACTTTTCTATCTAACATGCTTAGATACACCCGAAACTAAaactttccaaatattttagagttcaaaacaattcatttaaattaaatttatgacaATCTTGTCAAGACGACATAGTAAAAAACCGTATTAATTTGGATCGATTACAAAAAAGAGACATAGAAAATTACCAACCAAACTTTCCAACTTACATATAAACAAAGAcatgaaatgaaaacattCCATTTTCCCCTACTCAAAAGTGGCAACCCTACTTTTCCCTTCTATTTCACAACAGTGCTCTTCCACATTCCAAAATCTACCACTGCCTCAAGCAAAtagcaacaaaatttattttttatgatgtgTTGTGATTGTGCATTTGTGGCAATAATTCAACAGGTGGATTTCGAGAGTGGAAAATCATTcgttttcttaaaataatcttATCGATCTTCAGTTGATGTCATGAAGGAGTAAAGTTATGAATTTGAtcttaatttcttcctttcttttctcctcttcAACTCGATCACAACTTCACATATAATGagactcttc
Coding sequences:
- the LOC101215235 gene encoding agamous-like MADS-box protein AGL62, yielding MKKSLGRQKIEIKKLNVKSRRQVTFSKRRAGLFNKAAELSILSGAEIAILVFSSTDKIYTFGHPNVDFLIDRFLTSNFVPPKPVEAYLPLEELNRDLKDVTAEFETEKRRAERMRKTGGFWWDEAMECMGIEDLKRFRSSLMELRGKVAERVEELAAVRNQGFLTTSPSFHHLSVATEIDDLFYFSI